A portion of the Aphelocoma coerulescens isolate FSJ_1873_10779 chromosome 11, UR_Acoe_1.0, whole genome shotgun sequence genome contains these proteins:
- the RGS9BP gene encoding regulator of G-protein signaling 9-binding protein, translating into MVKEECKALLDALNKVTACYRHMVLTIGGTSDSQNLREELKKTRQKAQELAVANRNKLTTVLKDKSVSKEDKAEFERLWVIFSTCLEILEIDMRRALELGHEFPLNVPKKHLIQTGMSGGTSGVAARAMSVQNMKYEAEHNIDVVDLKDLENEINQVGEMMYEMEMKVNVPQWTVEAKQDPGAELKSTISVGASSIGMISVEENKSFCDISKVLAGIIFTAVLIIAIVLAVCVVKLS; encoded by the coding sequence ATGGTGAAGGAGGAGTGCAAGGCGCTGCTGGACGCGCTCAACAAGGTGACCGCCTGCTACCGGCACATGGTGCTGACCATCGGCGGCACCTCGGACTCCCAGAACCTGCGAGAGGAGCTCAAGAAAACCCGGCAGAAAGCTCAGGAGCTGGCGGTGGCCAACAGGAACAAGCTCACCacggtcctgaaggacaaaagCGTGAGTAAGGAAGATAAAGCCGAGTTTGAGAGGCTATGGGTGATTTTCTCCACGTGCCTAGAGATCCTGGAGATCGACATGAGGAGAGCCCTGGAGCTGGGCCACGAGTTCCCGCTAAACGTCCCCAAAAAACACCTGATCCAGACGGGCATGAGCGGGGGAACCTCCGGCGTGGCCGCCCGTGCCATGAGCGTCCAGAACATGAAATACGAGGCTGAGCACAACATAGACGTGGTGGATTTGAAAGACCTCGAGAACGAGATCAACCAGGTAGGAGAGATGATGTACGAGATGGAGATGAAGGTCAATGTCCCCCAGTGGACAGTAGAGGCTAAGCAAGACCCAGGGGCTGAACTGAAATCCACCATCAGCGTGGGTGCTTCTTCTATTGGCATGATCTCTGTGGAGGAAAATAAATCGTTCTGCGATATCAGCAAGGTTCTAGCTGGGATTATTTTCACTGCTGTGCTCATTATCGCCATTGTCCTGGCAGTGTGTGTGGTAAAACTGTCTTAG